The following are from one region of the Actinomycetota bacterium genome:
- a CDS encoding Mth938-like domain-containing protein, translating to MDSSPRITRLDWGRIETPVGSFKDAKLWPGGARDWDWNETGTSHDGVQAADTDELVDGGASTVILTRGQHGRLTVPDAVVEQLETRGITVEVLGTVEAVERYNHLADAGEAVGALIHSTC from the coding sequence GTGGACAGCTCGCCCCGCATCACCCGGCTCGACTGGGGCCGCATCGAGACGCCGGTGGGCAGCTTCAAGGACGCCAAGCTCTGGCCCGGCGGGGCGCGCGACTGGGACTGGAACGAGACCGGCACCAGCCACGACGGTGTGCAGGCCGCCGACACCGACGAGCTCGTGGACGGCGGGGCGAGCACCGTCATCCTCACCCGTGGCCAACACGGAAGGCTGACCGTCCCCGACGCGGTCGTCGAGCAGCTCGAGACGCGGGGCATCACCGTCGAGGTACTCGGCACGGTCGAGGCGGTCGAGCGCTACAACCACCTCGCCGACGCGGGCGAGGCCGTCGGGGCGCTCATCCACTCCACCTGCTGA
- a CDS encoding GYD domain-containing protein — MPKYLYQARFAPEGAAGLRREGGTSRRDTIGALAEAHGGSLESFHFAFGDVDVFLIVDMPDNATAAALALAVSASGAVGVETTVLLTPEEVDTATSIEVDYRPPGG; from the coding sequence ATGCCCAAGTACCTGTACCAGGCACGTTTCGCCCCGGAAGGTGCAGCGGGTCTGCGACGGGAGGGTGGCACCAGTCGCCGGGACACGATCGGGGCGCTCGCCGAGGCGCACGGCGGCTCGCTCGAGAGCTTCCACTTCGCCTTCGGCGACGTCGACGTGTTCCTGATCGTGGACATGCCGGACAACGCCACGGCCGCGGCGCTCGCCCTCGCGGTGTCGGCCAGCGGGGCGGTGGGCGTCGAGACCACCGTGCTGCTGACGCCGGAGGAGGTCGACACCGCGACCAGCATCGAGGTGGACTACCGGCCTCCCGGCGGCTGA
- a CDS encoding response regulator transcription factor → MAGRSWTRCCRWCQRDPVACGGVDVTPLRVFIADDHPAFRRGLAGMLSTVEGIEVVGDAPDGAIAIERVAELRPDVVLMDLHMPVMGGIEATAEIAVRSPDSAVVVLTMVEDDDALLAAMRAGATGYVLKGADQDDVVRSIRAAAAGEVIFGPGIAGRVVQLLTGRRPVTAADRFPTLTERELEVLDLVASGLRNPEIAARLVVSEKTVRNHISNIFAKLHVDRSGAIVLARDAGLGRTRTP, encoded by the coding sequence ATGGCGGGACGGTCGTGGACGCGCTGCTGCCGGTGGTGTCAACGTGACCCCGTTGCTTGCGGTGGTGTCGACGTGACCCCGTTGCGCGTCTTCATCGCCGACGACCACCCCGCCTTCCGCCGTGGCCTCGCCGGGATGCTGTCGACGGTCGAGGGCATCGAGGTCGTCGGCGACGCGCCCGACGGGGCCATCGCGATCGAGCGGGTCGCCGAGCTGCGCCCCGACGTGGTCCTCATGGATCTTCACATGCCGGTCATGGGAGGGATCGAGGCGACGGCCGAGATCGCGGTCCGGTCACCGGACTCGGCGGTCGTCGTGCTGACGATGGTCGAAGACGACGACGCGCTGCTGGCTGCGATGCGGGCGGGGGCGACCGGTTACGTGCTGAAGGGGGCCGATCAGGACGACGTCGTGCGGTCGATCCGCGCGGCCGCTGCCGGCGAGGTGATCTTCGGCCCGGGCATCGCCGGCCGCGTGGTGCAGCTGCTCACGGGGCGCCGCCCCGTCACGGCGGCCGACCGCTTCCCCACCCTGACCGAGCGCGAGCTCGAGGTGCTCGACCTGGTCGCCAGTGGTCTGCGCAACCCCGAGATCGCCGCGCGACTGGTCGTCAGCGAGAAGACCGTGCGCAACCACATCTCCAACATCTTCGCCAAGCTGCACGTCGATCGCAGCGGGGCGATCGTCCTCGCCCGCGACGCCGGCCTGGGCCGGACCCGCACGCCCTGA
- a CDS encoding redoxin domain-containing protein — MRDAMEDIEDAGAQLVAVGTGGRRYARAFIADHDIDFPVLLDRDAAAAQAAEVVLRASSWQLLGASNPKGWLRATLAGERIGKPGPRWQQLGATFVIDPGDEVVYAHVDETAQGHAPLDEVLDAIGA, encoded by the coding sequence TTGCGTGACGCCATGGAGGACATCGAGGACGCCGGGGCGCAGCTCGTCGCCGTCGGCACCGGAGGACGACGCTACGCCCGCGCCTTCATCGCCGACCACGACATCGACTTCCCGGTCCTGCTCGATCGCGACGCCGCGGCGGCACAGGCGGCGGAGGTGGTGCTGCGGGCCAGCTCGTGGCAGCTGTTGGGGGCGAGCAACCCCAAGGGTTGGCTCCGAGCGACGCTGGCGGGCGAACGCATCGGCAAGCCCGGCCCGCGCTGGCAGCAGCTCGGAGCGACCTTCGTGATCGACCCCGGCGACGAGGTCGTGTACGCGCACGTGGACGAGACCGCCCAGGGACACGCCCCGCTCGACGAGGTTCTCGACGCCATCGGGGCGTGA
- a CDS encoding penicillin acylase family protein: MRRDLAVLGLLALALAATTAIATLPAVGQNVPEHLDPAFHELIDDALLHGTVTPPGAEITEKDSERVAYDELAYGYPALTEEQLTGTYFKDGRFGPVDAARTYSPRADVTIVRDARWGVPHIYGETDAAMAFGAGYASAEDRLPIMELLRALGRAEAFELLEHNAAWLADAELVRAYGYTEKEFQAMIDRLPELYGQDGQDVVTLLEAHAAGINHFILQMQEGRVDAPVGLADLLPPNTVAPWRPTDIVAVVSIVRALFGADGGNELANAARFAELTEAYGADQARAVYEDFRNRHNLDGPLHTTEPSFTFMQTDLALPGTDGNVSGFSSGAPGPVGIIEELGSLFPGGQAQAAAQLGALAEAARIRWERVALETAGGADRRAAPGAHAGRDSPSGESLETAGGADRRAAPGAHAGRDSPSGESLENDHLAVDLSRAAEASMSNWLLVGGEHTTTGFPIVLGGPQAAYFDPQILVEAELHSPTIHARGAGFPGLSTLVVIGRSHEAAWTATAGGSDMIDTYIEVLCDPDGDAPTEEEVHYLHDTDGDGEPECVPMDVRLHREATTLPGGELLPAIYAERTVHGPVTARGTLGDTPVAVSRKRSTYLKELDPAISILKMNRGEADTAEDFIAAFADHNLSTNWAFADRDDIGYVHGGLYPRRPNTIHPDLPVWGTGAWEWEPAGAGEEGRGTDDYHSIDEHPHEANPDRGFAVSWNNRTAPGWGEDDSGWGFSSVYRSDLLEDQLEAAVARGEKISPVTLVQMMERAGLTDLRATHDLPLLLRVLSSTDAPSQRAAQMRDLLAEWIDPAANPAGVGLRRDGDRDGDYDRGAAVAIMDAWWEPLIHAMYDPALRQPVDEVSRQDLHNAPSFGGSAFAGGFYGQVWTDLAMVLGDEVASPTSQVYCGASALGTDGTLESCATALWASLEQAGAALAADQGDDPAAWQADAAGERIQFIPPTSGSMHWVNRPTTQVLAMFGADAPPAPSAPRPAAPPAPPAPLPTTGGGLAAFGALTLLGAALLGAALVRRPGRHRPRVRCVETWPHR, encoded by the coding sequence GTGCGTCGCGACCTGGCCGTGCTCGGCCTGCTCGCCCTCGCGCTCGCCGCGACCACGGCGATCGCGACCCTGCCGGCGGTCGGGCAGAACGTGCCCGAGCACCTCGACCCGGCGTTCCACGAGCTGATCGACGACGCGCTGTTGCACGGCACGGTCACCCCTCCCGGCGCCGAGATCACCGAGAAGGACAGCGAGCGCGTCGCCTACGACGAGCTCGCCTACGGCTACCCCGCCCTGACCGAGGAGCAGCTCACCGGCACCTACTTCAAGGACGGCCGCTTCGGCCCGGTGGATGCTGCTCGCACCTACTCGCCCCGCGCCGACGTGACCATCGTGCGCGACGCGCGCTGGGGCGTGCCCCACATCTACGGCGAGACCGACGCGGCGATGGCGTTCGGGGCGGGGTACGCCTCGGCGGAGGACCGGCTGCCGATCATGGAGCTGCTGCGGGCGCTGGGCCGCGCCGAGGCGTTCGAGCTGCTCGAGCACAACGCGGCGTGGCTCGCCGACGCCGAGCTGGTCCGCGCCTACGGCTACACCGAGAAGGAGTTCCAGGCGATGATCGACCGCCTCCCGGAGCTGTACGGGCAGGACGGGCAGGACGTCGTCACCCTCCTCGAGGCGCACGCCGCCGGCATCAACCACTTCATCCTCCAGATGCAGGAGGGCCGGGTCGACGCGCCGGTCGGGCTGGCCGACCTGCTCCCGCCCAACACGGTCGCACCGTGGCGCCCCACCGACATCGTGGCCGTGGTCTCGATCGTGCGTGCGCTGTTCGGCGCCGACGGCGGCAACGAGCTCGCAAACGCCGCGCGTTTCGCGGAGCTCACCGAGGCGTACGGCGCGGACCAGGCACGTGCCGTCTACGAGGACTTCCGCAACCGGCACAACCTCGACGGCCCGTTGCACACCACCGAACCGTCGTTCACGTTCATGCAGACCGACCTCGCCCTGCCCGGCACCGACGGCAACGTCTCGGGCTTCTCGTCCGGCGCCCCGGGGCCGGTTGGCATCATCGAGGAGCTCGGCTCGCTCTTCCCCGGCGGGCAGGCGCAGGCCGCCGCCCAGCTCGGCGCACTCGCCGAGGCCGCGCGCATCAGGTGGGAGCGCGTCGCGCTCGAGACCGCCGGTGGCGCGGACCGGCGCGCAGCGCCGGGAGCACACGCCGGACGCGACTCGCCGTCAGGCGAGTCGCTCGAGACCGCCGGTGGCGCGGACCGGCGCGCAGCGCCGGGAGCACACGCCGGACGCGACTCGCCGTCAGGCGAGTCGCTCGAGAACGACCACCTCGCCGTGGACCTGTCGCGCGCGGCCGAGGCGTCGATGAGCAACTGGCTCCTCGTCGGCGGCGAGCACACCACCACCGGCTTCCCGATCGTGCTCGGCGGTCCGCAGGCGGCCTACTTCGACCCGCAGATCCTGGTCGAGGCGGAGCTGCACTCGCCCACGATCCACGCGCGGGGCGCCGGCTTCCCCGGCCTGTCGACCCTGGTGGTGATCGGGCGCTCGCACGAGGCGGCGTGGACCGCGACCGCGGGCGGCTCGGACATGATCGACACCTACATCGAGGTGCTGTGCGACCCCGACGGTGACGCCCCGACCGAGGAGGAGGTGCACTACCTGCACGACACCGACGGCGACGGCGAGCCCGAGTGCGTGCCGATGGACGTGCGCCTGCACCGCGAGGCGACCACGCTGCCCGGAGGGGAGCTGCTCCCCGCCATCTACGCCGAGCGCACCGTCCACGGGCCGGTCACCGCACGCGGGACGCTCGGCGACACGCCGGTCGCGGTCAGCCGCAAGCGCTCGACGTACCTGAAGGAGCTCGACCCGGCCATCTCGATCCTGAAGATGAACCGCGGCGAGGCCGACACCGCCGAGGACTTCATCGCGGCGTTCGCCGACCACAACCTGTCCACCAACTGGGCCTTCGCCGACCGCGACGACATCGGCTACGTCCACGGCGGGCTCTACCCGCGCCGCCCCAACACGATCCACCCCGACCTGCCGGTGTGGGGCACCGGCGCGTGGGAGTGGGAGCCCGCCGGGGCGGGGGAGGAGGGCCGGGGCACCGACGACTACCACTCCATCGACGAGCACCCCCACGAGGCCAACCCCGACCGCGGGTTCGCGGTGTCGTGGAACAACCGCACCGCGCCGGGGTGGGGCGAGGACGACAGCGGCTGGGGCTTCTCGTCGGTTTACCGCAGCGACCTGCTCGAGGATCAGCTCGAGGCGGCGGTCGCGCGGGGCGAGAAGATCAGCCCCGTGACGCTCGTGCAGATGATGGAGCGGGCGGGACTGACCGACCTGCGCGCGACCCACGACCTGCCGCTACTGCTACGCGTGCTCTCCTCGACCGACGCGCCGTCGCAGCGGGCGGCGCAGATGCGCGATCTGCTCGCGGAGTGGATCGACCCCGCCGCGAACCCCGCCGGGGTCGGGCTGCGCCGTGACGGGGACCGCGACGGCGACTACGACCGTGGGGCGGCGGTGGCGATCATGGACGCGTGGTGGGAGCCGCTGATCCACGCCATGTACGACCCGGCGCTGCGTCAGCCGGTCGACGAGGTGTCACGGCAGGACCTCCACAACGCCCCGAGCTTCGGAGGGTCGGCTTTCGCGGGCGGCTTCTACGGCCAGGTGTGGACCGACCTCGCGATGGTGCTCGGCGACGAGGTGGCGAGCCCGACCAGCCAGGTGTACTGCGGGGCGTCGGCGCTCGGGACCGACGGCACCCTGGAGTCGTGCGCCACGGCGCTGTGGGCGTCGCTGGAGCAGGCCGGTGCCGCGCTCGCGGCGGACCAGGGCGACGACCCCGCCGCGTGGCAGGCCGACGCCGCGGGCGAGCGCATCCAGTTCATCCCGCCCACCTCGGGCTCGATGCACTGGGTCAACCGCCCGACCACCCAGGTGCTGGCGATGTTCGGCGCTGACGCCCCGCCTGCGCCGTCCGCACCGCGTCCAGCCGCCCCGCCGGCCCCGCCCGCCCCGCTGCCGACCACCGGGGGCGGGCTCGCGGCGTTCGGGGCGCTGACGCTGCTCGGGGCGGCCCTGCTCGGCGCGGCCCTCGTGCGCAGACCGGGCCGCCACCGCCCTCGCGTTCGCTGCGTGGAGACCTGGCCTCATAGGTGA
- a CDS encoding polysaccharide biosynthesis tyrosine autokinase produces the protein MDETQPYTGDVLDLRDYLTVLKRRKWTVLVTVVLVVAAAMAFTLRQDPLYTARAELVVEPFTGGGDVSALEEALLGRGAIETQREILHSVPVAELVKENIGSDEDVESLLDKVDATVVGETNVMQVRATNGTPETAAALAQGFAEGYLQWRRDDAIERASAAIEELQARTQELRQRLDEIDLQLARLPAESPEGDALRQERTTLLAQAGQLSAQLATSQATEQVLRGGGQIIRPATVPAAPSSPKPLRTGILALVLGTMLGLGLAFLRDHLDDAIRDDDDASQSAGGAPILGHIAHWDDLKGTHRLPSKTEPQGRSAEAFRTLRSNVRFMTAARGHHTLLITSAGASAGKTTISANLATVAASAGNRVLLIDADLRHPDVHNVFAMRRGNDGLSTVLMGDLDLDDVVQPVPGVENLELVTTGRIPPNPAELLGSPSMAKVLTEARDRADLVIVDAPPILAVADPLELAPVCDATFLVVNIGETGRGEIRLATQRLAGVGTPPDGLILNNIAPGDTYYGYYYSAYPYGADREVADDVPVNVDQRPRRSDRSRKRDARSEKATGSWTKDVAPPSDGARTRLPDPSDPLEVDQEGLERLIADAQSRLHAIIHPEEATDAASQPPPVPEVGSEPGVSALPEVSAEVGVGAEAEWGAEHDVGFEPAVPDPDRGEPPVVEPAFHADSETGSEDPTSEFEAEPAVDEAVEEPSAAAASDPDRPAIEEEPSELPEEEPAPSLADEPEADAPTPSPATDAPTRPPAAAAPPEPPEEQDIPRVPSDFLIDDDGLFAHHPARSGDDDPPRRRR, from the coding sequence TTGGACGAGACACAGCCTTACACCGGCGATGTGCTCGACCTGCGCGATTACCTCACCGTCCTCAAGCGGCGGAAGTGGACCGTGCTCGTCACGGTCGTGCTCGTGGTCGCCGCGGCGATGGCGTTCACGCTGCGCCAGGACCCGCTCTACACCGCCCGCGCCGAGCTCGTGGTCGAGCCCTTCACCGGCGGCGGGGACGTGTCGGCTCTGGAGGAGGCGCTGCTGGGGCGGGGCGCGATCGAGACCCAACGCGAGATCCTCCACAGCGTCCCCGTCGCCGAACTGGTGAAGGAGAACATCGGTAGCGACGAGGACGTGGAGTCGCTGCTCGACAAGGTCGACGCCACCGTGGTCGGCGAGACCAACGTGATGCAGGTGCGCGCCACCAACGGCACGCCCGAGACCGCCGCCGCGCTGGCACAGGGGTTCGCCGAGGGCTACCTGCAGTGGCGCCGCGACGACGCCATCGAACGCGCGTCGGCCGCCATCGAGGAACTCCAGGCGCGCACCCAGGAGCTGCGCCAACGCCTGGACGAGATCGACCTGCAACTCGCGCGTCTGCCCGCCGAGTCGCCCGAAGGTGACGCGCTGCGCCAGGAGCGGACCACGTTGCTCGCGCAGGCCGGGCAGCTGTCGGCGCAGCTCGCGACGAGCCAGGCGACCGAGCAGGTCCTGCGCGGTGGTGGCCAGATCATCCGCCCCGCCACGGTCCCGGCCGCGCCGAGTTCCCCCAAGCCTCTGCGGACGGGGATCCTCGCGCTCGTCCTCGGCACGATGCTGGGGCTGGGTCTGGCGTTCCTACGCGATCACCTCGACGACGCCATCCGTGACGACGATGACGCGTCGCAGTCGGCGGGCGGGGCGCCGATACTCGGCCACATCGCCCACTGGGACGACCTCAAGGGCACGCACCGCCTGCCCTCCAAGACCGAGCCGCAGGGCCGTTCCGCCGAGGCCTTCCGCACGCTGCGCAGCAACGTGCGCTTCATGACCGCGGCGCGTGGCCACCACACGCTGCTGATCACGAGCGCCGGCGCGTCCGCGGGCAAGACGACGATCAGCGCCAACCTCGCCACCGTCGCGGCGTCGGCCGGGAACCGGGTGCTGCTGATCGACGCGGATCTGCGCCACCCCGATGTGCACAACGTGTTCGCGATGCGGCGCGGCAACGACGGTCTGTCCACCGTCCTCATGGGCGACCTCGACCTCGACGACGTGGTGCAGCCCGTCCCCGGGGTGGAGAACCTCGAACTCGTCACGACCGGCCGCATCCCCCCGAACCCAGCCGAGCTGCTCGGTTCTCCCAGCATGGCGAAGGTACTGACCGAGGCACGTGACCGCGCCGACCTCGTCATCGTCGATGCGCCCCCGATCCTCGCCGTCGCCGATCCGTTGGAACTGGCACCCGTGTGCGACGCGACGTTCCTGGTCGTCAACATCGGCGAGACGGGGCGGGGTGAGATCCGGCTCGCGACGCAGCGCCTCGCCGGCGTCGGGACGCCCCCTGATGGGTTGATCCTCAACAACATCGCCCCCGGCGACACCTACTACGGCTACTACTACAGCGCCTACCCGTACGGGGCGGATCGCGAGGTCGCGGACGACGTTCCCGTCAACGTCGATCAACGGCCCCGTCGTTCCGATCGCTCGCGCAAGCGCGATGCGCGTTCGGAGAAGGCGACCGGATCGTGGACCAAGGACGTCGCGCCGCCCTCCGACGGGGCGCGGACCCGGCTTCCCGATCCGTCTGACCCGCTCGAGGTGGACCAAGAGGGGCTCGAGCGCCTCATCGCGGACGCGCAGTCGAGGCTGCACGCGATCATCCATCCCGAGGAGGCGACCGACGCAGCGTCGCAGCCGCCGCCGGTACCCGAGGTGGGCTCTGAGCCCGGCGTGAGCGCCCTGCCCGAGGTGAGTGCCGAGGTCGGCGTGGGCGCTGAGGCCGAGTGGGGCGCCGAGCATGACGTGGGTTTCGAGCCCGCCGTCCCCGACCCCGACCGGGGCGAGCCGCCCGTCGTCGAGCCCGCCTTCCACGCCGACTCCGAGACCGGGTCCGAGGACCCGACGAGCGAGTTCGAGGCCGAGCCGGCGGTGGACGAGGCCGTCGAGGAACCGTCAGCGGCCGCCGCATCCGACCCGGACCGGCCGGCGATCGAGGAGGAGCCGAGCGAGCTACCGGAGGAGGAGCCGGCTCCATCCCTCGCGGACGAGCCCGAGGCCGACGCGCCCACGCCGTCTCCCGCGACCGACGCGCCGACGCGGCCGCCCGCGGCCGCCGCGCCTCCGGAGCCGCCCGAGGAGCAGGACATCCCGCGCGTACCGTCGGACTTCCTCATCGACGATGACGGCCTGTTCGCGCATCACCCGGCACGTTCCGGGGACGACGACCCACCTCGTCGCCGCCGCTGA
- a CDS encoding sensor histidine kinase — MTAVATRAPSLPRARTPVLAWSLAVWSLAAAVGAVVIGVAWPIESPEPYSLVLGSVYPLVGALIASREPRNAVGWLLIAIGLTEACSVLAIAWAPVALDVSPGTLPGGQVAAWLADWLWMPGHDLLLTFLPLLFPDGLLPSKRWWPLAVLAAVALSLRLAAPMTVLPQLRLRHSAYEFYPDERLATALGTLGYDLLRVAAIGCVVALLWRLWRMPADRRGPYVWFAGGAALTVLLVVPIAFITDAAVLDVVRVVAVLSLPAGAAVAILRHKAYGIDVVVNRTLVYLGLSAVLVAVYLGSAALVDALIEEPGTVATVGAAAATALVFTPLRDRLQRVVDRLMYGDRDRPHDVVSAIGSRLGTTTTDVLADAAAHIATSLRLPYVGIELADPAGVRLLAASGAAVEPVERLPLLANGAVVGHLAAGVRRGQARLSERDRAALEQVASIAAAAVRQVQLTDELRRARGRLASSLEDERRRIRRDLHDGLGPALATVVMGLEEARAVHRDDPDRTEELLLDLKGQTRRAVEDIRALVYGLRPPALDDLGLLGAVQQLVSGTAARTGIRVEVEAPGSLPALPAAIEVAAFRIVQEALTNVVRHAAAGSAVVTLACEPGELRVRVRDDGSGLPDRLVLGVGLTSIRERAEDVGGTVTITSDGGTVVDALLPVVST, encoded by the coding sequence GTGACCGCGGTCGCCACGCGCGCCCCGTCACTGCCGCGCGCCCGCACCCCCGTCCTCGCATGGTCCCTGGCGGTCTGGAGCCTCGCTGCCGCCGTCGGCGCCGTCGTGATCGGCGTCGCATGGCCCATCGAGTCACCCGAGCCCTACTCGCTCGTCCTCGGCAGCGTCTACCCCCTCGTCGGGGCGCTGATCGCGTCGCGCGAACCGCGCAACGCCGTGGGTTGGCTGCTGATCGCCATCGGCCTGACCGAGGCCTGCTCGGTGCTCGCTATCGCGTGGGCCCCGGTAGCACTGGACGTCTCGCCGGGCACGCTGCCGGGCGGGCAGGTCGCGGCGTGGTTGGCGGACTGGCTGTGGATGCCCGGTCACGACCTGCTGCTGACGTTCCTACCCCTGCTGTTCCCCGACGGCCTCTTGCCGTCGAAGCGGTGGTGGCCGCTCGCGGTGCTCGCCGCGGTCGCCCTGTCGCTGCGCCTCGCCGCCCCGATGACCGTGCTGCCACAGCTGCGGCTGCGTCACTCGGCCTACGAGTTCTACCCCGACGAGCGACTGGCCACGGCGCTGGGGACGCTCGGCTACGACCTGCTCCGCGTCGCCGCCATCGGCTGCGTCGTCGCGCTGCTGTGGCGGCTGTGGCGCATGCCGGCCGACCGCCGCGGGCCGTACGTGTGGTTCGCCGGCGGAGCCGCGTTGACGGTGCTCCTAGTCGTGCCCATCGCCTTCATCACCGACGCGGCCGTCCTCGACGTGGTGCGGGTCGTGGCGGTGCTGAGCCTGCCGGCCGGGGCGGCGGTCGCGATCCTGCGCCACAAAGCGTACGGCATCGACGTTGTCGTCAACCGCACGCTCGTCTACCTCGGGCTGAGCGCCGTGCTCGTCGCGGTCTACCTCGGCTCGGCTGCGCTCGTCGACGCTCTCATCGAGGAACCCGGCACGGTCGCGACCGTCGGCGCCGCCGCGGCGACGGCGCTCGTGTTCACGCCGCTGCGCGACCGGCTCCAGCGCGTGGTCGACCGGCTCATGTACGGCGACCGCGACCGCCCGCACGACGTCGTCTCCGCGATCGGGAGCCGACTCGGGACCACCACCACCGACGTCCTCGCTGACGCGGCCGCACACATCGCGACCAGCCTGCGGCTTCCCTACGTCGGCATCGAACTCGCCGACCCGGCAGGTGTCCGGCTGCTCGCGGCGAGCGGGGCGGCGGTCGAGCCCGTCGAGCGCCTGCCGCTGCTAGCCAACGGTGCCGTCGTCGGTCACCTCGCCGCAGGGGTCCGGCGTGGTCAGGCGCGCCTGTCGGAACGCGACCGTGCCGCACTCGAGCAGGTGGCGAGCATCGCGGCGGCAGCGGTCCGCCAGGTCCAGCTGACCGACGAGCTACGACGCGCACGCGGCCGGCTCGCCAGCAGCCTCGAGGACGAGCGTCGACGCATCCGCCGCGACCTGCACGATGGGCTCGGCCCGGCGCTGGCGACGGTCGTGATGGGCCTCGAGGAGGCCCGAGCCGTCCACCGTGACGATCCCGACCGCACCGAGGAGCTTCTGCTCGACCTCAAGGGCCAGACCCGCCGCGCGGTCGAGGACATCCGCGCGCTGGTGTACGGGCTGCGGCCACCGGCCCTCGACGACCTCGGGTTGCTCGGGGCGGTGCAGCAGCTGGTCTCGGGGACGGCGGCGCGCACCGGCATCCGCGTGGAGGTCGAAGCTCCCGGGTCGCTGCCCGCGCTCCCGGCGGCGATCGAGGTGGCCGCGTTCCGCATCGTGCAGGAGGCGCTGACCAACGTCGTGCGTCACGCTGCGGCGGGCTCCGCCGTCGTGACGTTGGCGTGTGAGCCCGGTGAGTTGCGGGTGCGCGTCCGCGACGACGGATCGGGGCTGCCGGACCGGCTCGTGCTCGGTGTCGGTCTGACGTCGATCCGCGAGCGCGCCGAGGACGTCGGCGGCACCGTCACCATCACCTCCGATGGCGGGACGGTCGTGGACGCGCTGCTGCCGGTGGTGTCAACGTGA
- a CDS encoding PhoX family protein translates to MADLSRRVFLRGAAGAAGGALLAGPFGGLLAAAARAEGRGPAPYPLRPVRDLRDGTVRLWLPKGFEYRSFHDTDGAPIVLGDDTVLPGRHDGMAAFAGPDSDSVWLVRNHEVNGNVVDGAFGPGTPYDSSALGGTTTVLVDRFGNVEDAFTSLNGTQMNCMGGPMPWESWITCEETVNGPDVGPDFTGRSNEDLTQKHGYIFEVPADGQSSRMPIRNAGRFAHEAAVWSEADGHLYLTEDNFGFPSGFYRYAPPTQPTPSEGLADGGTLQMLAVEVPQADLAASQPEGATYDVTWVDIEEPDPTFASGTTNNEAIRAVGDQGRAKGAAWFSRLEGAVYEDGIVYFCSTQGGGAPEAGAGPIRNGFGNGFGQVWAYDVMAEELRLVFESPGPEALDLPDNVTVGPNGALVLCEDGPVDNYLRGLTPDGHVFDIALNRLRRNDPPHAKRYGEEFAGATFSPDGHTLFVNIQASSGVTFAIWGPWAAIGV, encoded by the coding sequence ATGGCCGATCTGAGTCGACGGGTCTTCCTGCGCGGGGCGGCCGGTGCCGCGGGCGGGGCGCTGCTCGCGGGACCGTTCGGGGGGTTGCTCGCGGCGGCAGCTCGCGCGGAGGGTCGCGGCCCGGCGCCGTACCCGCTGCGGCCCGTCCGCGACCTGCGTGACGGGACGGTGCGGCTGTGGCTGCCGAAGGGGTTCGAGTACCGCTCGTTCCACGACACCGACGGCGCTCCGATCGTGCTCGGTGACGACACGGTCCTGCCGGGGCGACACGACGGGATGGCTGCGTTCGCCGGCCCGGACAGCGACAGCGTGTGGCTGGTCCGCAACCACGAGGTCAACGGCAACGTGGTCGACGGGGCGTTCGGCCCCGGGACGCCGTACGACTCGTCCGCCCTCGGCGGCACGACGACGGTGCTGGTCGATCGCTTCGGCAACGTCGAGGATGCGTTCACCTCGCTCAACGGCACGCAGATGAACTGCATGGGCGGACCCATGCCGTGGGAAAGCTGGATCACCTGCGAGGAGACCGTCAACGGCCCCGACGTCGGCCCCGACTTCACCGGCAGATCCAACGAGGACCTCACTCAGAAGCACGGGTACATCTTCGAGGTGCCCGCCGACGGGCAGTCGTCGCGCATGCCGATCAGGAACGCGGGGCGGTTCGCGCACGAGGCGGCGGTGTGGTCGGAAGCGGATGGGCACCTGTACCTGACCGAGGACAACTTCGGCTTCCCGTCCGGCTTCTACCGCTACGCACCCCCGACACAACCGACGCCGTCCGAAGGCCTCGCCGATGGCGGCACGCTGCAGATGCTCGCGGTGGAGGTGCCGCAGGCCGACCTCGCGGCATCACAGCCGGAGGGCGCGACCTACGACGTGACGTGGGTCGACATCGAGGAGCCGGATCCGACCTTCGCTTCAGGCACGACGAACAACGAAGCGATCCGGGCTGTCGGCGATCAAGGCCGTGCGAAAGGAGCGGCGTGGTTCTCGCGGCTCGAGGGCGCGGTCTACGAGGACGGGATCGTCTACTTCTGCTCGACCCAGGGTGGGGGCGCACCAGAGGCCGGTGCGGGGCCGATCCGCAACGGGTTCGGCAACGGCTTCGGGCAAGTTTGGGCCTACGACGTCATGGCGGAAGAGCTCCGTCTCGTCTTCGAGTCACCAGGGCCCGAGGCGCTCGACCTGCCGGACAACGTGACGGTCGGACCCAACGGCGCGCTGGTGCTGTGCGAGGACGGTCCCGTCGACAACTACCTGCGCGGACTGACACCCGACGGCCACGTCTTCGACATCGCCCTCAACCGGCTGCGGCGCAACGACCCGCCCCACGCGAAGCGCTACGGCGAGGAGTTCGCCGGGGCGACCTTCAGCCCCGACGGGCACACGCTGTTCGTCAACATCCAGGCCTCGTCCGGTGTGACCTTCGCCATCTGGGGCCCGTGGGCAGCGATCGGCGTCTAG